In Carassius carassius chromosome 46, fCarCar2.1, whole genome shotgun sequence, the following proteins share a genomic window:
- the LOC132129401 gene encoding mitochondrial ubiquitin ligase activator of NFKB 1-like — translation METSGKPSTAQIVLLATSSALTAVLYSIYKRKSSHVARLREAKRMSLNPDLRTILDEAPGKCVPYAVIEGVVRSVKETLNSQFVDNCKGVIERLTLKEKKMVWNRTTHLWNDCEKVIHQRTNTVPFDLAPHDDTVPTTVRVVRPLDAAELDLETTYENFHPSQQSLTNVISHFISGERPQGIQETEEMLRLGASMTGVGELVLDNNLVRLQPPKQGLRYFLSCLDYDTLLSKQEGHLRIWRVLTVLFGLTACATLFYLLWRQYVVRKERRKERSLLDEYRKWQSRRLQELHLTDDLSPTSCTICLSRERSCVFLECGHVCACEECYRALPEPKKCPICRARIDRIVPLYNS, via the exons ATGGAGACCAGTGGTAAACCCTCGACagctcagattgtgttgctggcCACTAGCTCTGCTCTCACTGCGGTCTTATACAGCATATACAAGAGGAAGTCGAGCCATGTAGCGAGGTTAAGG GAGGCCAAGAGGATGTCATTAAATCCAGATCTCAGAACTATCCTCGATGAGGCGCCAGGAAAATGCGTTCCTTATGCAGTTATTGAAG gTGTTGTGCGCTCGGTGAAGGAGACCTTGAACAGTCAATTTGTAGACAACTGTAAAGGGGTCATCGAGAGGTTAACATTAAAAGAGAAGAAGATGGTGTGGAATAGAACAACACATCTATG GAATGATTGTGAAAAGGTCATCCACCAACGCACCAACACCGTGCCCTTTGACCTGGCCCCACATGATGACACTGTTCCCACGACAGTGCGAGTGGTCCGTCCACTTGATGCAGCTGAATTGGATCTGGAGACCACCTATGAGAACTTTCACCCCTCCCAGCAGTCTCTGACCAACGTCATCAGCCACTTCATCAGCGGCGAGCGCCCACAGGGCATCCAGGAGACAGAAGAAATGCTGCGTCTGGGTGCCAGCATGACGGGCGTAGGGGAGCTGGTGCTGGACAACAACCTGGTTCGTCTTCAACCTCCTAAACAGGGCCTGCGGTACTTCCTCAGCTGCCTGGACTACGACACGCTCCTGAGTAAGCAAGAGGGTCACCTGCGGATCTGGAGGGTCTTGACGGTGCTGTTTGGCTTGACTGCCTGCGCCACACTATTCTACCTGCTGTGGCGGCAGTACGTGGTGCGTAAGGAGCGGAGGAAAGAGCGCAGCCTGCTGGACGAGTACAGGAAGTGGCAGAGCAGACGTTTGCAGGAGCTCCACCTGACGGATGATTTGTCTCCTACTTCATGCACAATATGCCTGAGTCGTGAGCGGTCATGCGTGTTTCTAGAGTGTGGTCACGTGTGTGCCTGCGAGGAGTGCTATAGGGCCCTGCCTGAACCTAAGAAATGTCCCATATGCAGGGCTAGAATAGACAGGATTGTACCTCTGTATAACAGCTAG